DNA sequence from the Terriglobia bacterium genome:
CACGCAATCATGGCGAAAGAGAAATTTTCCCGCACCAAGCCGCACGTGAACGTAGGCACGATCGGTCACATCGACCACGGCAAGACCACGCTCACGGCGGCCATCACCAAGGTTTTGGGCAAGAACAATCCGAACGTGAAGTTTCGTT
Encoded proteins:
- the tuf gene encoding elongation factor Tu (EF-Tu; promotes GTP-dependent binding of aminoacyl-tRNA to the A-site of ribosomes during protein biosynthesis; when the tRNA anticodon matches the mRNA codon, GTP hydrolysis results; the inactive EF-Tu-GDP leaves the ribosome and release of GDP is promoted by elongation factor Ts; many prokaryotes have two copies of the gene encoding EF-Tu), which translates into the protein MAKEKFSRTKPHVNVGTIGHIDHGKTTLTAAITKVLGKNNPNVKFR